One region of Chitinophaga varians genomic DNA includes:
- a CDS encoding acyltransferase family protein — MTQSSQRFLPLDVFRGMTVCFMIIVNTGGTGGTYWPLDHAPWHGWTPTDLVFPSFLFAVGNAMSFSMRKYEQLGNAAVLGKIFKRTFLIFLLGYLMYWFPFVQHTDAGLAFKPFSHTRILGVLQRIALCYCIASLLIHYLPKKGVWTVSALFLFGYWAILWFCGTPGDQYGIHGNAGLTLDKLIMGDNHLYHGEGFAFDPEGILSTFPAVVNVVAGYYTGLFVQQQGRTQQGLLRMALAGIGLIILAYAWNTVFPINKKLWTSSYVLLTVGIDLILLSLLIQLIDMAGFTKGTGFFTVFGKNPLFLYLLSEVLAILFYFFRVGDQSLYQWINDQLFQPLSPGKFGSLLFSLAFMLLCWTVGLILDKRKIYVRV, encoded by the coding sequence ATGACACAAAGCTCCCAACGCTTTTTACCGCTGGACGTGTTCCGCGGCATGACTGTTTGCTTCATGATCATTGTAAACACCGGCGGCACAGGAGGCACCTACTGGCCGCTGGACCATGCCCCCTGGCATGGATGGACGCCCACCGACCTGGTATTTCCTTCCTTTCTTTTTGCCGTCGGCAACGCCATGAGCTTCAGCATGAGAAAATACGAACAGCTGGGTAACGCCGCTGTTTTAGGTAAAATCTTCAAACGCACCTTCCTTATTTTTCTGCTGGGATACCTCATGTACTGGTTTCCCTTTGTACAACACACCGATGCAGGCCTGGCCTTCAAACCGTTCAGCCACACCCGTATTCTCGGCGTGTTGCAACGTATTGCACTCTGTTATTGCATTGCCTCGTTGCTGATACATTATCTCCCTAAAAAAGGCGTGTGGACCGTCAGTGCCCTGTTCCTTTTCGGCTACTGGGCCATCCTGTGGTTCTGCGGCACACCTGGCGACCAGTACGGCATCCATGGCAATGCAGGCCTGACGCTGGACAAACTGATCATGGGCGATAACCATCTTTATCATGGAGAAGGCTTTGCCTTTGACCCCGAAGGGATACTCAGCACCTTCCCGGCGGTAGTCAACGTGGTGGCAGGGTATTACACCGGCCTTTTTGTGCAACAGCAGGGGCGCACACAGCAGGGACTGCTGCGGATGGCCCTCGCCGGCATAGGTCTTATTATACTCGCCTATGCCTGGAACACTGTCTTCCCGATCAATAAAAAACTGTGGACCAGCTCCTACGTCCTGCTCACGGTGGGCATCGACCTGATATTGTTATCGCTCTTAATACAGTTGATTGACATGGCCGGCTTTACCAAAGGCACCGGCTTTTTCACCGTTTTCGGTAAAAATCCGCTGTTCCTTTACCTGTTGTCCGAAGTGCTCGCTATCCTGTTTTACTTCTTCCGGGTGGGCGACCAGTCGTTGTATCAATGGATCAATGACCAGCTCTTCCAACCGTTGTCTCCCGGTAAATTCGGCTCCCTCCTGTTTTCACTGGCGTTTATGCTGCTCTGCTGGACAGTCGGGCTTATTCTCGATAAAAGGAAGATCTACGTCCGCGTATAA
- a CDS encoding YitT family protein, with amino-acid sequence MKSHVKNILLLIAGALIFAVGINYLAIPNKLSEGGVIGITIVTYYYFGWSPGITNLIINVFLIIAGYRLLDRRVMLYTILGIIFCSLFLYLTENTLTPVTSNTLLAAIFAGLLVGIGIGLVFLSGGTTGGSAIVARMCQKYLGWSLGNAMLIFDIMVIAASSFIIGLEKTMYTFIAVYIGARAVDYIVDGLNTKRAITIISQHTPQIAKKITGEMLRGATVLHGHGAYTGDPKEVLYVIIGKQELMRLKEVVQEADPEAFVVIHEVHEVLGKGFSK; translated from the coding sequence CTACCTGGCCATCCCCAATAAACTTTCTGAAGGCGGGGTTATCGGCATTACCATCGTTACCTATTATTACTTCGGCTGGTCGCCCGGCATCACTAACCTGATCATCAACGTGTTCCTGATCATTGCGGGTTACCGGCTGCTGGACAGGCGGGTGATGTTATACACCATCCTGGGCATCATTTTCTGTTCCCTTTTCCTGTACCTGACAGAAAACACCCTCACCCCTGTTACCTCCAATACCTTACTGGCCGCTATCTTCGCTGGTTTGCTGGTAGGCATTGGCATCGGCCTGGTATTCCTTTCGGGCGGCACCACCGGCGGGTCGGCCATCGTAGCGCGGATGTGCCAGAAATACCTGGGCTGGTCGCTCGGCAATGCCATGCTGATATTTGATATTATGGTCATTGCAGCGTCGTCCTTTATCATCGGGCTGGAAAAAACGATGTATACTTTTATCGCTGTATACATCGGCGCGCGGGCAGTGGATTATATTGTAGACGGCCTCAATACCAAAAGGGCGATCACTATTATCTCCCAGCATACCCCTCAGATTGCAAAAAAGATCACCGGCGAGATGCTGCGCGGCGCGACCGTACTGCATGGCCATGGCGCCTATACCGGCGATCCGAAAGAAGTTTTATATGTCATCATCGGCAAACAGGAGCTGATGCGCCTCAAAGAAGTGGTGCAGGAGGCTGATCCTGAAGCCTTTGTAGTGATCCACGAAGTACATGAAGTATTAGGTAAAGGGTTCTCCAAATAA